A genomic segment from Methanolobus zinderi encodes:
- a CDS encoding RAD55 family ATPase — MRIPTGIEGFDELVQGGLLSERVYVLSGPPGSGKTTFGVQFLASGAAEGEVGLYCTLLECPQNIIDDMSNFSMNIPALIKAQKLLFADLGPRMEYGYMDEVNEFITPDYNVGRTSIESEAPSPSMVFKEIAAYVSEYDVKRLVIDSVSAIRFTTNDFSLQEKEMSRFVRNLKKLGCTTVLLSEMTDPTAYSTEQFAAHGVIFMHNFLYDKTMTRAIQLIKMRGTRHDCNMRSVSFSENGLKVEGYLE; from the coding sequence ATGAGGATACCTACAGGAATTGAGGGATTTGATGAGCTGGTACAGGGAGGCCTTCTTTCAGAGAGGGTCTATGTGTTAAGCGGTCCTCCGGGCAGCGGGAAAACGACATTTGGTGTTCAGTTCCTTGCAAGCGGGGCAGCAGAGGGTGAGGTAGGCCTGTATTGCACCCTGCTTGAGTGTCCGCAGAACATCATCGATGATATGTCCAATTTTTCAATGAATATCCCTGCACTCATAAAGGCTCAGAAACTTCTCTTTGCAGACCTTGGTCCGAGGATGGAGTACGGATACATGGATGAGGTGAACGAGTTCATCACTCCTGATTATAATGTAGGCAGGACATCCATTGAAAGTGAGGCACCGTCTCCTTCAATGGTATTCAAGGAAATTGCAGCATATGTTTCCGAATATGATGTTAAGCGCCTTGTAATTGACTCGGTTTCAGCTATCAGATTCACCACAAACGACTTCTCTCTCCAGGAAAAAGAGATGAGCAGGTTTGTCAGAAACCTTAAAAAACTGGGCTGTACCACAGTCCTCCTGTCTGAAATGACCGATCCCACAGCCTATTCCACCGAACAGTTTGCCGCACATGGTGTTATATTCATGCACAACTTCCTGTATGACAAGACAATGACACGTGCCATCCAGCTTATCAAGATGCGCGGCACAAGGCATGACTGTAATATGCGTTCGGTAAGCTTTTCGGAAAACGGGCTCAAGGTCGAAGGATATCTGGAATAA